The following proteins are co-located in the Candidatus Nitrotoga sp. AM1P genome:
- a CDS encoding homoserine kinase, translating to MAVFTRVTEPELISWLDDYSLGQLLELQGVASGIENTNYFVTTSNGRFVLTLFEKLAARELPFYLNLMSHLARHDIPCPSPVANRHNQFLSELNSKPACIVSRLPGKSLMNPEVIHCAAIGEMLGRLHNAAQSFAGTMSNTHAAIWRARAAPQVTPFLSPQDAALLESEVTFHGKHTLAALPQGVIHADLFRDNVLFDGTRIGGLIDFYFACNDSLLYDVAITVNDWCMGSDSTLDKARTQALLQTYHAVRPMQTEERIAWPIALRAAALRFWLSRLYDMHLPRENELIHAHNPDQFKCILQRHIAANSNVIWL from the coding sequence ATGGCAGTTTTTACCCGTGTCACTGAGCCAGAACTTATCTCTTGGCTGGACGATTATTCGCTAGGCCAACTACTGGAATTGCAAGGAGTTGCCTCGGGTATCGAGAACACCAACTACTTTGTCACTACCAGCAATGGTCGCTTCGTGCTGACGCTGTTCGAGAAGCTTGCTGCCCGCGAACTACCGTTTTACCTCAATCTGATGTCTCATTTGGCCCGTCACGACATTCCTTGCCCGAGCCCCGTAGCCAATCGACATAACCAATTCTTGAGCGAACTGAATAGCAAGCCTGCGTGCATTGTCAGTCGTTTGCCAGGCAAATCGTTGATGAATCCAGAGGTAATTCACTGTGCCGCTATAGGCGAAATGCTGGGCCGATTACACAATGCAGCGCAGAGCTTTGCGGGAACCATGTCCAACACACATGCTGCAATTTGGCGTGCGCGTGCCGCACCACAGGTAACACCGTTTCTATCACCGCAAGACGCAGCGCTCCTGGAAAGCGAAGTTACATTCCACGGAAAACACACACTTGCCGCACTACCGCAAGGCGTGATCCACGCTGATCTATTCCGCGACAACGTACTGTTTGATGGTACGCGCATCGGCGGTCTGATCGATTTTTATTTCGCCTGTAACGATAGTCTCTTGTACGATGTGGCCATCACCGTGAACGACTGGTGCATGGGCTCAGACAGCACTCTGGACAAGGCGCGCACTCAAGCCCTGTTGCAGACCTACCATGCGGTGCGGCCAATGCAAACGGAAGAGCGGATTGCTTGGCCCATTGCCTTACGAGCAGCCGCGCTGCGCTTCTGGCTATCGCGCCTGTACGATATGCACTTGCCACGTGAAAATGAACTGATACACGCGCATAATCCAGATCAATTTAAATGCATTCTGCAACGGCATATCGCCGCAAACAGTAATGTTATTTGGTTATAA
- a CDS encoding LOG family protein, whose product MSNQSKLPSSKLPEVWNSKEAWRVFGIMSEFVSATDRLKIIQPAVSIFGSARTKPNHPYYKKAEEIARLLSDAGFSVISGGGPGVMEAANKGAFYGKSPSVGLNIQLPHEQHNNPYQDISQTFQHFFVRKVMFVKFASAYVVMPGGFGTLDELMEALTLVQTGKTRRIPIILVGSEFWRGMLDWFRQSLLTEGMISPQDMDLIQLIDNSEEVVSAIFNHYETRGFELSEAEREMQLNL is encoded by the coding sequence ATGAGCAATCAATCCAAATTGCCTTCTTCGAAATTGCCGGAAGTATGGAATTCAAAAGAGGCATGGCGTGTGTTCGGCATTATGTCAGAATTCGTCTCTGCCACTGACCGACTGAAGATCATCCAGCCGGCCGTCAGTATTTTCGGTAGCGCACGCACCAAGCCGAATCATCCATATTACAAAAAAGCCGAAGAAATTGCGCGGTTGCTATCCGATGCGGGGTTTTCTGTTATTTCGGGCGGAGGCCCCGGCGTTATGGAAGCGGCCAACAAAGGCGCATTCTATGGCAAGTCACCCAGTGTAGGGCTGAACATCCAATTACCGCACGAGCAGCACAATAATCCCTACCAAGATATCAGCCAGACTTTCCAGCACTTTTTTGTGCGCAAGGTTATGTTCGTTAAATTTGCCAGTGCCTATGTAGTCATGCCTGGCGGCTTTGGGACGCTGGACGAGCTGATGGAAGCACTCACTTTGGTGCAAACCGGCAAGACACGTCGCATTCCCATCATTCTGGTGGGAAGTGAATTTTGGCGCGGCATGCTGGACTGGTTCCGACAATCATTGCTCACCGAAGGCATGATCAGTCCGCAAGACATGGACTTGATTCAGCTGATCGATAATTCAGAAGAAGTCGTCAGCGCCATTTTCAATCATTACGAGACTCGTGGCTTTGAGCTTTCCGAGGCTGAGCGTGAAATGCAGTTGAACCTGTGA
- a CDS encoding DUF2782 domain-containing protein, whose amino-acid sequence MMRLITTLFLSALLSTASAAPIQLPGLQPLPPPPPLDAKAPDANLLPLPLQLPKLPADDDAQDAALGQEITPIKPAEQTVEEFRAGGKLYMIKITPKVGPPYYLVDDLGDGKFSHYQNLDPGFRPPRWIIHRF is encoded by the coding sequence ATGATGCGCCTGATTACCACCTTATTCCTGAGCGCCCTGCTCAGCACAGCCTCCGCCGCACCGATTCAGCTGCCTGGTCTGCAACCATTGCCGCCGCCCCCCCCACTTGATGCCAAAGCCCCTGATGCTAATTTGTTGCCGTTACCACTCCAGTTGCCCAAATTGCCCGCTGATGACGACGCGCAGGATGCTGCTCTGGGTCAGGAAATTACCCCCATCAAACCGGCTGAACAGACCGTGGAAGAATTCCGCGCGGGCGGGAAGCTTTATATGATCAAGATTACCCCGAAAGTTGGACCACCCTATTATTTGGTGGATGACCTTGGCGATGGGAAATTTTCACATTATCAAAATCTGGATCCAGGTTTTCGTCCACCACGCTGGATTATCCATAGATTCTGA